In Lolium rigidum isolate FL_2022 chromosome 7, APGP_CSIRO_Lrig_0.1, whole genome shotgun sequence, the DNA window TATAACCTTTTCTAGATGAATAAACTAACGAGGAACTGGTTAGTTGAGTATTTTTATCGCCAAATGAATAGAGTAAGGTAATGACAGTGATGTGAATAGGCTGATACCGAGTAGCATGACTTGAATAGAAAAAGAGAGTGGTCAATTTTCAAAATCCATAGTCCAGGTGGACCGACCAGAATATGGTTTAATGACTGGAATTCTGTGCAGCCTGAAACTGGCATTAGTTGCCAATGAGTCTGAATTTGTGCTTTCTAAGACTGACATACTTCCGTGAACACCTCAAACTTGGTAGATCTTGATTCTATTTAGGCCTGAATACTTTCATGAAAAACTGGTTATCTTTTTTTTAACCAATTCAGTTTAAAGCTATCATTTCTTAGTCTTAGGTGAGTCTACTATTGAGTCTGTGCTTGTAGTTGTCAACTGAAGATAGACCAAGATTTCAAGATCCTTGTTAAACGAATCGGTTCACATATTGGAAATCAAGTGTATCATCTAGCAGTGGCTGCATTTTTTATGACGAGTTCAATACGATTTCTGATTTTGGGAAGTCTGAGTGAGACACGTTTTAaaaaacatgttcaataattgctGGCCGATCAAAACTCAATGAAACAGTAAAAAGGATCATGCATATGAGGAAACAAATCCAGAACGAAGCCGGTTGGATAGTTGACAACAAAAGTGTGGAAACCATTGTACTCCTAACACAATCAAGTTTTCTTATATAGGTAAATGTAAAAAACCCAGTTAATGACGAATTCTCTCTACCTTGCTCTGAGGTCTCTTGCCTAGGTGCCTCGGTCTTCTTCTCTGCAACCATCACCACAGGAAGCAAAAAACTATTTCAGCCAAACAATCGAACAAACATTCTTGTGAAAATGCATCTTATCATGAACCCAATTCACCCATGAATAAAAGGTCCTAGTTCCATGACCAAATTGCAGGACTAGTACTAGTACCGATCAAGCCCATGCTTTTACCGCCAAGAATCAGCAACAAACCAATAGCTCAACTGCACCATCAAAAAgtacacatgcttcgcatgcaagAAGGGCGGGGAACAGCACGCTCACCTGTTACCGGCACGGCCACcaccgcgggcgcgggcgccggcGATGGAGACGGAGGAGGCGGAGCCATCGGTGGCGCAGGCGCCGGTACCGGTACCGACATGGACGCGGacacttcctcgtcgtcctcctcagacgacgatgacgacgaaaaCAGCCcgtggtccaaggcggccgccgcGCGGCCACCGTCGAACACCACCTTCTCCTCGCCACCCTCCTCCGCGTGCACCACGCCCGCATTAACGCCACCGTCACGGAcacccccgccgccggcgccgcggccCTCGATGATGTCGTACACCTCGCGGTCGAAGAAGCCCGGGAGCCTCCGCTCCCGGCGCGCGTCGTTGCGCATGGCCCAGAAGGAGACCTGGTCCTTGGACGACGGCAGCGAGCGCTCCCACTCCCTGATCTTCTTGTAGTCGCCGGCGAGGTTGCTCCACCGCTTCCGGCACTGCACGGGGCCCCGCTCCACGCCGTGCTGCCGGCAgtactccgccaccgccgcccactTGGTCGGCTCCGCTgcggccgctcctcctcctcctcctctgcccctgCCGCGCCCGCGCACCTCCACCACCCGCTTCCCCTCGATCAGCACCAGTATCTCCTGCCGCGTCCACCGCGGCAGCCGCGCCGCGCGCCCAGGCCCTGTACCGGCCTCGCCGGCGGTAGACATCGGCGCGTACGGCGACTTGAGTCCTTGCCGGTGCAGCGGCGGGGTGACAAGCCTGACAGCTGTAGGGAGAAGGCAGGTGTGGCAAGCAAGCAAAGCAgcggagggaggagaggagaggaggagaaaagTGCGTTGGCCTTAATTGTTAGTGAACTAATTAATGGGGATTAAGTGGAGGATTAGGGGGTGTATCCTCCAGAGAGGAAGGAAAAAGGAAGAGTGGTTGGAATGATGAGAGCAAGATTAATGGAGGCTTAGTTTGTGGCTTAGATTAATAGAGTGGGGAATAGGGTAGGGCTAACCTGTTGCTTCTGGTTTTCAGCAATAGAGGATATATAGAGTACCTAAGGGGCCTCATCACTTATCTTTGCACAATCTAAAAAAATAGCCTTCAGCCATTTGTAGTCTCTATCATTATTTTCATAAATGTTTTGATTTTTCAGTTCAATTTTAGTACACTGGGCTGTCCCTTCCCTTGGCCTTGGGTAAGATGTGTCCCCTTCTTCCTTTCAGAGATAGATAAATGAGATCAGATGTGGATGCACCTTGAGGTTTCCACACCATGATTTGATTTATAAGGAACTTCTTTCAAAGAACTTGatgcaaaataaaaataagaaaatggCAAAAATGATCACTTTTGTCATCTCCCTGTTCACCACGCCGTCTCCCTGTTCTCCAATCTTCCCCAATCTTCCCATATCTCGAGCGAGAGCTAGCGGCGACCATCacaatggcgaacgacggcgcggcgaacaatggattcggccgccgctctctccaccaatgggaggggcggctcctgcaTGCGACGGGCTACCCTGCGCCGCCGGATTTCCGCGCGCCTGGAGGATGGCGACTCAGCGCGGGcggcgtcccgatcccgccgccgccgatgggtcgcgccgccctggaggcggaggtcgacgcggtgctcgtcactcactctcagtgacgagcaccGCGCGGAGGAGCGCTTCTGGCCGGACAACCACGAGGCGTGGACGCAGTTCTTTCGATAGAGGTACGAACGTGAACTCGCCCAATACGACGGGCCTCCTCCCCCTCCCACTAGGAAcaacgccgtcggccgccgccgctggtggagcgcgcctggctgcaccctcgagaatgtgctcccccatcctggggatgccgccgccagtggcggctaccgtgtcgcgccgacAGGGTAGCTCCTGGAcgccgaggaggatggcgccgtcctcctcctcgtccgggtCGAGGTCCGCGTACAGGTCCGATGGATCGACGCCTCCATCGTCGACACCGGTCTTCGTCAAGAAGGAGCGGGCGTCTCCACCGccaaccagagggcgcagcagcgtcgCCCTCGTCATCCGTGAGCAACCTTCCTCTCCCTCAGCGCGAGCGCAAGAGGAAGTGGTCGAAGAAcgaggccaccgccgccgtgaaccagctcgccgaggaggaggccaagcgcgccgaggacgccgcggtggcggaggcgatcgccaggtcgctcaacGACCTGGTCCCCGCTGACAACGCGCTCCCCATCGACGCCGCGCTGGACtggtccaggcgggactgggagcggcaggaggcggagcagcagcgtcgCCTGCTGGACTTGGCTGCCGCGCGTCAACGCGCCGTCCGCGGCGCCACACCGGCTGCCGCAACGAACGTCGCGCCCAAGCCTGTCAAGCTGATCAAGCTTGAGGatagcagcgacgaggacctcTACCGGCTGATGCCGCCACGCGTCGGTGACCCTGGCTAGGGTTctagccgctggtacgaggcgccgccgcccaaggACGCCGACAACTCGAGCGAcgacgatgatggcggcgactacacggccttctacccccatttcggcatgtagaaggccGTTATTacttttagtttatgtttccatctagccgaattcaaatatatgtacgatttTTTTTCCTATATATGTATGAACTCGCCTATATAAGATATCTTTAAATTTCTTCGCcttgttttgtctgaattcgccgttTTTTGTCAAAAGTTTTCATCCATCTTAGACTCgtcgctggaaaaatgggccttcCCAGGTAAAAAATTTCAtctatccggcgctaaatagcgccggatttcggtctggggagccccaacggctggagatgctctaacctatTGCTTGTGGTTTTCAGCAATATATAGAGGATATATGGAGTGCTGTTGTGATATTCATTCTATCCTTTTTTCCGTGTGATGAAATAATTGGCTCATATTCGATAGCTTTGGCTCATTACTTATGTTACCTAAGGGGCCTCATCACTTATCTGTGCACAATTTGGAAAAAAATATAGCCTTCAGCCATTTGTAGTCTCTATCATTATTTTCATAAATGTTTTAATTTTTCAGTTCAATTTTAGTACACTGGGTTGTCCCTTCCCTTGGCCTTGGGTAAGATGTGTCCCCTTCTTCCTTTCAGAGATAGATAAGTGGGGTCAGCTGTGGATGCACCTTGAGGTTTCCACACCATGATTTGATTTATAAGGAACTTCTTTCAAAGAAGCTGATGCAAATAAACATAAGAAAATGGCAAAATGATCACTTTTGACATCTTTGTTTTTGTTTCCATGCCAAAAGTTTAGGTGTATGTATGTACAAAGTGTGGCGTCTACTACCCTCTGCATTATTCATGTTGCGGTACTGCTTTTGAGTCGAAAGCTCATTTCTAGAAATACTTTTTGTTCTAGGTATACCTTTCTTGCACAACTGAAATTGTACCAAAACTAGCTATAGCTCGTCTGGGTCATCTCCTTGTGGATATGTTAAAATCCTTTGCTCACCTTTCTTTCCTAGCCAAAGAAAAAAAGGTAGCAGCATGGGCAAGGTCATGGAGAAGGCTAGGTGCCTAGGTGTTTCTTCGGGGCAGATTACAGATCATTAATTGTATGATGAAGAGACATTAATATGTAATTTTGCTTTGGTACTACTACatccgtttcaaagaataaggcgctttcgttttacgtgctttttgtttgaccaaaaattacttcaaatagataaatattgtttgtatgaaattaatattattaaaaagttcttttcaatataaatccaacgatactaattacatatgatataatcaagattttgttgctcaattttatggtcaaagttcgttttAGAATACACGTGTGCCTTATTCTTtgaaaacggaggtagtacttagAATAGCCATATCTTTTTAGAACCCGGCGATTCTTCCGTAAGCAGAAGGCCATGGGCACTGTTTCATTCGGTTTCATTGCATTTCAATCTGTGGGACCAAACTGAAAACTGGACAAAACTTGGCGACACGGTGTGGCATGAATCTTAAAGCAGCAAATCGACGGCACAAACCTGCACCGGACCTCCCATGTACGGGAGAAAGCATTTTCTCTATCTCTTTTATAATTGTTGCCAgtagattttttttcttctgaaaatGAGGATAACTTCGGGTCTCTGCATGGATTGATGCATGCAACCATAATTATTAGGAGTAGGCCTGCTAGTTCTATTGATAGAAGATTTGAACAAGACCTA includes these proteins:
- the LOC124676232 gene encoding trihelix transcription factor ASR3-like isoform X2 translates to MSTAGEAGTGPGRAARLPRWTRQEILVLIEGKRVVEVRGRGRGRGGGGGAAAAEPTKWAAVAEYCRQHGVERGPVQCRKRWSNLAGDYKKIREWERSLPSSKDQVSFWAMRNDARRERRLPGFFDREVYDIIEGRGAGGGGVRDGGVNAGVVHAEEGGEEKVVFDGGRAAAALDHGLFSSSSSSEEDDEEVSASMSVPVPAPAPPMAPPPPSPSPAPAPAVVAVPVTEKKTEAPRQETSEQGTSKGKQQEQITDDPPPMQSGQKRQRSDDSLGPGEATDLQGQLIEILDRSSRMVAAQLEAQNINCQLDREQRKDQVSGLLGVLGKVADALYRIADKM
- the LOC124676232 gene encoding trihelix transcription factor ASR3-like isoform X1, which encodes MSTAGEAGTGPGRAARLPRWTRQEILVLIEGKRVVEVRGRGRGRGGGGGAAAAEPTKWAAVAEYCRQHGVERGPVQCRKRWSNLAGDYKKIREWERSLPSSKDQVSFWAMRNDARRERRLPGFFDREVYDIIEGRGAGGGGVRDGGVNAGVVHAEEGGEEKVVFDGGRAAAALDHGLFSSSSSSEEDDEEVSASMSVPVPAPAPPMAPPPPSPSPAPAPAVVAVPVTEKKTEAPRQETSEQAGTSKGKQQEQITDDPPPMQSGQKRQRSDDSLGPGEATDLQGQLIEILDRSSRMVAAQLEAQNINCQLDREQRKDQVSGLLGVLGKVADALYRIADKM